Sequence from the Candidatus Abyssobacteria bacterium SURF_5 genome:
AGCCCTCGAAATCAGCGGCTGATTCCCGGAATTGAGGCTCGTGCAGGAGTCCGATGAAGAGTTGGATGCCCTCCTCAAAGAAGCGTTCTTTCAGGATGATCAGGTCGAAGCGTTCCCAGCCCCAGGAGATGAAGTCGAGTCCGAGGAGGCCGGCGACCGCGCGGATGCATGGTCCGGCATCGGCCCTGCCGGCGAGGATTTCGAGACCAACGTCGAGATGGCGCCCTACCTCATTCTCATATCCTTGAATGTGGTTACTTTGAGCCAAGTGTTCCTGCAGCTTCTTATCAAAGAGCAGGCGCGTTCCGGTGCCCAAGGGGCGATTCACGATGCGAACGTTCGGGCGCAACAGATCGGATACGGTGCTGATAGACTTTGGATTCCCCTTTTGCAGCAGGAGACCCTGTTCGCGGCGGCAGAAATTTACGACGGCTGGAAGTTGTCCGAGTTCTACGTTGGCAAAGCGGAAGTTGTACTCGTTCTCGTTTTCCTCCTGCAAATGACTTGAGGCAATATGGCAAAGTCCCCGCCGCAGCGCCCTGATGCCGCCGAGACTGCCCAGATTACCGAAGACGGCCACGTGATCGGGGTACAGGCGATTGAAGAGCGAAAGGGCGCGGTCAAGCAAGATATCATTGCTCCCGCTGACGATGAGAAGCCCCTGGTAGGGCGGCGCCGGATGCGCCGATTTCGGGTAGTTGATGGTCTGGTTCTCGAGCCATTGCTCGACAAGCCGCTTCGGGAACAGCCATTTCCCGGTCGCCTTCGTCGCCGGGAGCCCCTTCTCGGAGATCAGGCTGTAGACCATCTTCTCGTTTATATCCAGAAGCTTGGCGACTTCGTGCGTATTCAAGAAAGCTTTTTCTTCCATCGCGCCCTCCGTAGTGGATTTAATCATTTTCACCGGCGCGATGTCAAGGCGACGGCCGGTCGGAGAATTTCGCTTCGTGATCGAGGGGAGCCGGTTTTTTTCGGGCACCCACTGTTTTTGCTTGACAGCGCCCGACCCGAATGATATGATTTCAGAAAATTCTGAAAAATAGGAAATGACAGCAATTGCTGCAGAGGCGGGACAATGAGAAAAAAGAGGAAGAAGTCACAGGGGGATACCGGGTTGGAACGAGCGTCGGGTCCG
This genomic interval carries:
- a CDS encoding helix-turn-helix domain-containing protein, which produces MEEKAFLNTHEVAKLLDINEKMVYSLISEKGLPATKATGKWLFPKRLVEQWLENQTINYPKSAHPAPPYQGLLIVSGSNDILLDRALSLFNRLYPDHVAVFGNLGSLGGIRALRRGLCHIASSHLQEENENEYNFRFANVELGQLPAVVNFCRREQGLLLQKGNPKSISTVSDLLRPNVRIVNRPLGTGTRLLFDKKLQEHLAQSNHIQGYENEVGRHLDVGLEILAGRADAGPCIRAVAGLLGLDFISWGWERFDLIILKERFFEEGIQLFIGLLHEPQFRESAADFEGYDLSLCGKMVFPQEVADSASKS